The genomic DNA ACTACTTCGTCTTCTAACATTGTCATATGATTCGAAACCTCGATATTCATCTCTTTAAGTTTTGTCATAAGATCTTTACTTGAGATATTATTTTTTTTTGCATATTCATGTACTCGAATTTTACTCATACCTTCACCCCCGGTAATTTGTATCGAGCATGCTACGTAGCTTTTTCGCAAAGCCTTCATCTAACACAGCTACAACGACTCGCTCGTCTCTCCCAATCGCATGCCCTAATTGTTGTCGATTTTCGACTTTTTTCATTGGTACGTTGTAGTACGTCGTTTTATCAGTGATACGTTTAGTAGTGTTCGCTGACGCATCTTCAGAAAGCAATACGAGCTTTGCTTTACCACTTCGTACTTCTTTTAAAACGAGTTCTTCACCCGAAATGATTTTTCGAGCGCGATTTGCTAGTCCTAAAAACGATTTCCAATCGGACACTTATTTCGACTCCTTCTCAACAAGCTCAAGAAGCTCTTCGTACAGAGAACTGTCGATTTTCGCTTTTAGATGATGTTCCAAAATGTTTTTCTTTTGGGCTTGTATAATGCATTCTTTATCTTTTGACAAATATGCACCTCGTCCTGATTTTTTTCCAGATAAATCAATAGACACTTCGCCCTCTTTGGAACGAACAATGCGAACCAGCTCTCGTTTTGATTTCATCTCTTGCGTCGCAATACATTTTCGTAACGGAACTTTTCGATTGCTCATACTCATCACCTCTATTCGATTTCGTCTTCAACTGAATCGAATCCGAATGCGATTACGCTATCTTCTTCTGTAACAATTCCAAGTTGTTTCGCATCAGACTCACTTTTAATATCAATTTTCCAGCCTGTTAATTTAGCTGCAAGACGTGCATTTTGTCCACGCTTACCGATAGCTAACGATAGCTGGTGGTCTGGAACAACAACAGTTGTTGCTTTTTCATCTTCATCTACAAGTACTTTAACAACTTGTGATGGGCTTAAAGCATTTGCAACATATTCAACTGGGTCATTTGACCAGCGAACGATGTCAATCTTTTCACCTTTTAGTTCATCTACAACACGTTGTACACGTTGTCCTTTCGGTCCTACGCAAGAACCAACTGGATCAACATCAATGTTTTCTGCATGCACAGAGATTTTAGAACGATCTCCTGCTTCGCGCGCTACAGAGCGAATTTCTACAGTTCCATCATAAATTTCTGGAACTTCCATTTCGAATAAACGTTTTAAAAGACCAGGATGTGTACGTGATACGTAAATTTGTGGTCCTTTTGTTGTCTTTTCTACTTTTGTAATAAATACGCGAATACGATCATGTGGCTTATATTGCTCATTTGGCATTTGCTCACTTACAGGTAATAAAGCTTCTACTTTGCCTAAGCTTACGTAGATGAAACGAGCATCTTGGCGTTGTACAATACCAACCATAATGTCTTCTTCACGATCACTAAATTCTGAGTAAATAACACCACGTTCTGCTTCACGAACTCGTTGTGTTACAACTTGTTTTGCAGTTTGCGCTGCAATACGACCAAAATCTTTTGGCGTTACTTCAATTTCTAGTACGTCGCCATCTTGGTAGTTTGGATTAATTTGTCTTGCCTCTTCTACAGAGATTTCAAGACGTGGATCAAACACATTATCAACAACGTCCTTACGTGCTAAAACTTGAATTGTTCCCACTTCTGGGTTAAAGCTCACACGAACGTTTTGTGCTTGGTTAAAATTGCGTTTATAAGCAGAGATTAATGCTGCTTCAATCGCATCAATAATAATATCTTTACTAATACCTTTTTCTGACTCTAATACGAGCAAAGCATCTAACAACTCAGTGCTCATGAAGATCCCCCTTCTTACTAAAACGTAACAGCAAGTCGCGCATTTGCAACTTTATCCATTGGAATTTGGATTTCTTTTTTACGTGTTTTAATTGTTAATAGTAGTGTAATTGTAGTACCGTCGTAGGAAAGTAACTTTCCTTCAAACATCTTTTCGCCATCAATTGGCTCATATGTTTTAATTGCCACTTGTTTTCCTACCGCTTGCTGGAAGTCTTTCTCTTTCTTTAATGGGCGTTCTGCTCCAGGAGATGATACATCCAAAAAGTAAAGGTGAGGAATTGGATCCTCTTTATCTAAAGCTTCGCTTAAACGTTCACTTACCGCACCGCATTCTTCAATGTCGACTCCCTTTTCAGAATCGATGAATACGCGTAAGAACCAGTCTTGTCCTTCTTTCACATACTCTACATCTACAAGTTCAAGATTTAACTCTTCAACGATTGGCTGCGCAAATGCTTCTACAACTTCTGTGACTTTCTTATCCATAAACAGCCTCCTTCCTGCCGCCATGTACCATTTACAAGAAAAGATCCCGTTCACAAAGACGGTCTATCTTATTCTTTCTCGTTAGCTAACAAAAGCCCCTGCCGTTAAGCAGGGAATATCTGTCTTAGTATTACCAAATTTAAGAAGTAAAACTTGTAACAAAATATGTATATACGACAGAAATGTCTTTACTATCTACATGAATAAAATGTAGATAGTAACACGAAAGAGTGGGTTTCCCCACTCTCTTTTTCACAAAATATACATGACATGGTTATCTCGGTTTATAGTATACCATAGCAAATATTGATTTGCAAAGACTTTTCCTACCTATTAGAACAGTGATAATTGGTTTTGATCTGGCAAATCTCCTAAACAACCTTGGCTATCTAAATACTCAATAATTGTTTTCGAAACCTTACTTCGCTGCTGTAAGTCTTCTTTTGATAAGAAGTCTCCATTTTTGCGCGCTTCCACAATACTTAAGGCTGCGTTCGTACCAAGACCAGGCACTGCATTAAATGGAGGAATTAAAGTATCCCCATCAATAATAAACTCAGTTGCATGCGAGCGGTATAAATCGACCTTTTGGAATGAATATCCACGCTCACACATTTCCAGTGTCATTTCTAGTACTGTTAATAAACTCTTCTCTTTCGGCGCTGCATCCAATCCTTTTTGAGCAATTTCATCAATTTTTACACGTATGGATGCTGAACCTTTCGCCATCGCCTCTACATCAAAATCATCTGCACGGACTGTAAAATATGCCGCATAGAATAAAAGTGCAAAATGTACTTTAAAGTATGCGATACGCACAGCCATAAGTACGTAAGCAGCCGCATGGGCTTTAGGGAACATGTATTTAATCTTCTTACATGAATCAATATACCAACCTGGCACATTATTACCTTTCATGTCATCTTCCCATTCTTCTGGTACACCTTTACCTTTACGAACCGACTCCATGATTTTGAAGGCTAATGATGGATCTAAACCTTGATAGATTAAATATACCATGATGTCATCACGACAACCGATAACTTCACTCAGCGTACATGTACCGTTATAAATTAACTCATTTGCATTACCAAGCCATACGTCAGTACCATGTGACAGCCCAGAAATTTGGACCAATTCTGAAAATGTCGTTGGTTTTGTCTCTTCTAACATCTGTCTTACGAACTTCGTACCGAATTCCGGGATACCAAGTGTACCTGTTTTACAGTTAATTTGTTCTTCCGTTACCCCTAACGTTTCTGGACCAGAGAAAATTTTCATTACTTCTGGATCATCCGTTGGGATTGTTTTCGGATCAATACCACTTAGATCTTGTAACATACGAATAACGGTCGGATCATCGTGTCCTAGTATATCAAGTTTCAATAAATTATCATGAATCGAGTGGAAGTCAAAATGCGTTGTTCTCCACTCAGCACCAATTGAATCAGCAGGAAACTGTATTGGTGAGAAATCAAAGATATCCATGTAATCTGGCACAACGATAATACCACCTGGATGCTGTCCAGTTGTACGTTTTACCCCTGTACATCCCGCTACTAAGCGATCAATCTCTGCATTTCGAATTGTTAAATTGTGATCATTTGCATAACCTTTTACATATCCATAAGCGGTTTTTTCCGCAACTGTACCAATCGTTCCAGCACGGTATACATAGTCTTCACCGAACAGTACTTTCGTATAGTTATGGGCACGTGGTTGGTATTCCCCGGAGAAGTTCAAATC from Bacillus cereus G9842 includes the following:
- a CDS encoding YlxQ family RNA-binding protein, which produces MSDWKSFLGLANRARKIISGEELVLKEVRSGKAKLVLLSEDASANTTKRITDKTTYYNVPMKKVENRQQLGHAIGRDERVVVAVLDEGFAKKLRSMLDTNYRG
- the rnpM gene encoding RNase P modulator RnpM, which produces MSNRKVPLRKCIATQEMKSKRELVRIVRSKEGEVSIDLSGKKSGRGAYLSKDKECIIQAQKKNILEHHLKAKIDSSLYEELLELVEKESK
- the nusA gene encoding transcription termination factor NusA, with the protein product MSTELLDALLVLESEKGISKDIIIDAIEAALISAYKRNFNQAQNVRVSFNPEVGTIQVLARKDVVDNVFDPRLEISVEEARQINPNYQDGDVLEIEVTPKDFGRIAAQTAKQVVTQRVREAERGVIYSEFSDREEDIMVGIVQRQDARFIYVSLGKVEALLPVSEQMPNEQYKPHDRIRVFITKVEKTTKGPQIYVSRTHPGLLKRLFEMEVPEIYDGTVEIRSVAREAGDRSKISVHAENIDVDPVGSCVGPKGQRVQRVVDELKGEKIDIVRWSNDPVEYVANALSPSQVVKVLVDEDEKATTVVVPDHQLSLAIGKRGQNARLAAKLTGWKIDIKSESDAKQLGIVTEEDSVIAFGFDSVEDEIE
- the rimP gene encoding ribosome maturation factor RimP encodes the protein MDKKVTEVVEAFAQPIVEELNLELVDVEYVKEGQDWFLRVFIDSEKGVDIEECGAVSERLSEALDKEDPIPHLYFLDVSSPGAERPLKKEKDFQQAVGKQVAIKTYEPIDGEKMFEGKLLSYDGTTITLLLTIKTRKKEIQIPMDKVANARLAVTF